From a region of the Zingiber officinale cultivar Zhangliang chromosome 4B, Zo_v1.1, whole genome shotgun sequence genome:
- the LOC121977197 gene encoding GDP-mannose 3,5-epimerase 2-like, producing MGSTENDVAGYGEYTYANLEREPYWPSEKLRISITGAGGFIASHIARRLKSEGHYIIASDWKKNEHMTEDMFCHEFHLVDLRVMDNCLKVTSGADHVFNLAADMGGMGFIQSNHSVIMYNNTMISFNMLEAARINGVKRFFYASSACIYPEFKQLETNVSLKESDAWPAEPQDAYGLEKLATEELCKHYNKDFGIECRIGRFHNIYGPFGTWKGGREKAPAAFCRKTLTSTDKFEMWGDGLQTRSFTFIDECVEGVLRLTKSDFREPLNIGSDEMVSMNEMAEIVLSFENKNLPIHHIPGPEGVRGRNSDNNLIKEKLGWAPTMKLKDGLRITYFWIKDQIVKEKTQGLDVSVYGSSKVVGTQAPVQLGSLRAADGKE from the exons ATGGGTAGCACTGAAAATGATGTGGCCGGCTACGGAGAGTACACTTATGCAAACTTGGAAAGGGAGCCATATTGGCCTTCAGAGAAGTTGCGGATTTCTATCACAGGAGCAGGAGGATTTATCGCATCACACATTGCTAGGCGTTTGAAGAGCGAAGGTCACTACATCATTGCTTCTGATTGGAAGAAGAATGAACACATGACTGAGGATATGTTCTGTCATGAGTTCCATCTTGTTGACCTGAGGGTCATGGACAATTGCTTGAAGGTCACTAGTGGTGCCGATCATGTATTCAATCTTGCTGCTGATATGGGAGGAATGGGTTTCATTCAGTCCAACCACTCAGTTATCATGTACAATAACACCATGATCAGTTTCAACATGCTTGAAGCTGCAAGGATTAATGGTGTGAAAAG GTTCTTTTATGCCTCAAGTGCTTGCATCTACCCAGAGTTCAAGCAGCTGGAAACTAATGTGAGCTTGAAGGAATCTGATGCTTGGCCTGCTGAG CCTCAAGATGCCTATGGTCTGGAAAAACTCGCCACGGAAGAGTTGTGCAAGCACTACAATAAGGACTTTGGCATTGAGTGCCGCATTGGGAGGTTTCATAACATTTATGGCCCCTTTGGAACCTGGAAAG GTGGGAGGGAGAAAGCCCCTGCTGCTTTTTGCCGAAAGACATTAACCTCCACTGATAAGTTCGAGATGTGGGGTGATGGTCTGCAAACTCGATCCTTCACTTTTATTGATGAATGTGTTGAAGGTGTTTTGAG ATTGACAAAATCAGACTTCCGAGAACCATTGAACATCGGCAGTGATGAAATGGTAAGCATGAATGAGATGGCTGAAATAGTGCTCAGCTTTGAAAACAAGAACCTTCCAATCCACCACATTCCTGGTCCCGAGGGTGTCCGTGGTCGCAACTCCGACAACAACCTGATCAAAGAGAAACTTGGGTGGGCTCCGACCATGAAACTTAAG GATGGCCTGAGGATTACATACTTTTGGATAAAGGACCAGATCGTAAAGGAGAAAACTCAGGGTCTCGACGTGTCTGTTTATGGATCATCAAA